A region of Thermococcus argininiproducens DNA encodes the following proteins:
- a CDS encoding aldolase: protein MSRLVKSIIEKYSHLAHERGLTAAFGGNLSILFNGKIFIKATGSVMDDLTPEQVAIIDLEGNPLNPIRPSSEWKLHVEVYKRRKDVKAIAHLHPPYSIISSTKVKEELLIITPEAEVYLKKIPIVPFKPAGSWELARETAKYLETYDAVIMENHGVVTVGKSLREAYYKVELVEESAKLWYLKEKGM from the coding sequence ATGAGTAGGCTTGTCAAAAGCATTATAGAGAAATATTCCCATTTAGCACATGAAAGAGGTCTAACTGCAGCTTTTGGGGGAAATTTGAGCATCCTATTCAATGGAAAAATATTCATAAAGGCTACGGGATCTGTGATGGATGATCTTACCCCAGAACAGGTAGCAATAATAGACCTAGAAGGTAATCCTTTGAATCCCATTCGTCCATCTTCTGAGTGGAAGCTTCATGTAGAAGTGTATAAACGAAGAAAAGACGTTAAAGCAATAGCACATCTTCATCCCCCTTATTCTATAATCTCCTCAACCAAAGTCAAGGAAGAGCTTCTGATAATAACACCCGAAGCTGAGGTATATCTGAAGAAGATACCAATAGTTCCGTTTAAACCTGCAGGGAGTTGGGAATTAGCTAGAGAAACGGCAAAATATCTGGAGACGTATGATGCAGTTATTATGGAGAATCACGGAGTAGTGACTGTGGGAAAGAGTTTAAGAGAGGCGTATTATAAGGTAGAATTAGTGGAAGAAAGCGCAAAGTTATGGTATTTAAAAGAGAAAGGCATGTAA
- the cobO gene encoding cob(I)yrinic acid a,c-diamide adenosyltransferase: protein MGEWKEKLGLVHIYTGDGKGKTTAALGLALRMLGNGGKVIIIQFLKSPSVYGEQKKALECGIVLEAYGLPKFVHGKPEPEEIEAARRALRRAKEVVRSGEWDLVILDEICVALGFRMIKVDEVIELIKEKASNTEVVLTGRYCPKELFETADYVTEMKEIKHPYQKGISARKGVEY from the coding sequence GTGGGAGAATGGAAAGAAAAACTGGGTCTAGTCCACATCTATACAGGGGACGGAAAAGGAAAAACCACAGCTGCATTGGGCTTAGCCCTTAGAATGCTTGGGAATGGGGGAAAAGTCATTATAATACAATTTTTAAAATCTCCTAGTGTTTATGGCGAACAGAAAAAAGCCCTAGAGTGTGGAATTGTATTGGAAGCTTACGGACTCCCCAAATTCGTCCATGGAAAGCCCGAACCTGAAGAAATTGAAGCTGCAAGAAGGGCATTAAGAAGAGCAAAAGAGGTTGTGAGAAGTGGAGAGTGGGATCTCGTAATTCTAGACGAAATATGTGTGGCCTTAGGTTTCAGGATGATTAAAGTTGATGAGGTTATAGAACTCATAAAAGAAAAAGCCTCAAACACCGAAGTAGTACTCACAGGGAGATACTGTCCAAAAGAGCTTTTTGAGACTGCAGACTACGTGACCGAAATGAAAGAAATAAAACACCCATACCAAAAAGGAATATCGGCCAGAAAAGGTGTTGAATACTAA
- a CDS encoding TRAP transporter large permease, whose amino-acid sequence MANMLMPFVMFLFLFGLILLNVPVAFALFFTSMVFGLIFWGWNGLYVTFQGVWSLMNNWALVALPLFVFMSALLEKSGVADELFTTFYKLLGRIRGSLAVIAIILGYTIGAMSGVIAAAIASLALIIYPLMVRHGYDKKLAIGSILAAGTLPQVVPPSFNMIVYGSVAGVSVGKLFAGGLGVGTVMALVFSIYVLVWSHLNKDKVPVFAEEEITLKEKIISLKYLIGPLAIILGVLGSIFTGIATPTEASGVGAFLSLIYVTVRRKLNRKVMEDSLLVTLKVTSMACWIMAGGSAFSSVFSGIGGKRLVVDLLMSLPAAKVTVLIFSLALIFFLGMFVDPVSIIMIMTPILTPAVTNLGYDPLWWGVAFTSMLLVSYLTPPVGLGLYYFKGAIDEVSMDEIYQAVLPFIVLQVIAIVIIILKPEIVLWFIKTLSRGG is encoded by the coding sequence ATGGCTAACATGCTTATGCCATTTGTAATGTTCCTGTTCCTCTTTGGACTTATATTGTTAAATGTACCGGTAGCTTTTGCACTGTTCTTCACTTCGATGGTATTTGGGTTGATTTTCTGGGGATGGAATGGTTTGTATGTCACTTTTCAAGGAGTATGGAGCTTAATGAATAATTGGGCTCTTGTAGCTTTACCCCTGTTTGTGTTCATGTCCGCGCTTCTTGAGAAGAGTGGTGTAGCTGATGAGTTATTTACTACCTTCTATAAGCTTTTGGGTAGAATTAGGGGTTCTTTGGCAGTGATAGCGATAATTTTGGGTTATACTATTGGGGCAATGTCCGGAGTTATAGCAGCTGCCATAGCCAGTTTGGCACTAATTATATATCCTCTTATGGTTAGACATGGATACGATAAGAAGCTCGCCATAGGTTCAATACTAGCAGCTGGTACACTTCCCCAAGTGGTTCCTCCAAGTTTTAATATGATCGTTTATGGTTCTGTTGCTGGAGTTTCTGTTGGAAAACTCTTTGCTGGTGGACTTGGAGTCGGTACAGTCATGGCCTTGGTCTTCAGTATTTATGTGCTTGTATGGAGTCACTTAAACAAAGACAAAGTACCAGTATTTGCTGAGGAGGAGATCACTCTCAAAGAAAAGATAATCTCACTTAAATACCTAATTGGGCCGCTTGCTATAATACTTGGTGTACTTGGGTCAATATTCACAGGAATAGCAACGCCAACAGAAGCTTCTGGTGTAGGAGCATTCTTGAGTCTAATCTATGTTACTGTGAGAAGAAAACTAAATAGGAAAGTCATGGAGGACTCGTTGCTGGTTACATTAAAAGTGACTTCTATGGCATGTTGGATAATGGCTGGGGGCTCAGCATTTAGTTCAGTTTTCAGTGGAATTGGAGGCAAGAGGTTAGTGGTTGATCTGCTTATGTCACTTCCAGCAGCAAAAGTTACAGTTCTAATATTTTCACTAGCCTTAATATTCTTCCTTGGAATGTTCGTAGATCCAGTCTCAATCATAATGATAATGACTCCAATACTAACACCAGCAGTTACTAACTTGGGCTATGACCCTCTATGGTGGGGTGTGGCATTTACCTCAATGCTCCTGGTCTCGTATCTTACTCCTCCAGTAGGGCTTGGACTATACTACTTTAAAGGGGCTATTGATGAAGTTTCAATGGACGAGATATATCAAGCAGTGCTTCCATTTATCGTATTGCAAGTGATAGCAATAGTCATTATAATTCTAAAACCGGAAATAGTCCTATGGTTCATAAAGACCCTATCGAGAGGAGGATAA
- a CDS encoding beta-CASP ribonuclease aCPSF1, with protein sequence MIKRETSVDEILKEIREIINQMIPREARITEVEFEGPELVIYVKNPEVVMQDGELIKNLAKVLKKRISVRPDPDVLLAPERAEELIKEIVPSEAEITNISFDPSVGEVIIEAKKPGLVIGKNGETLREITQKVYWAPKVIRTPPLQSQTIYSIRGILQSESKDRRKFLRQVGKNIYRKPELKSDWIRITGLGGFREVGRSALLLQTNESFVLVDFGVNVAELNDPKKGLPHFEAPEFTYVLKEGLLDAIIITHAHLDHSGLLPYLFRYNLFDGPIYATPPTRDLMVLLQKDFIEIQQSNGVEPLYRMKDIKEVVKHTITLDYGEVRDISPDLRLTLHNAGHILGSSIAHLHVGNGLHNIAVTGDFKFVPTKLFEPANAKFPRLETLIMESTYGGSRDYQMPREEAEKRLIEVILQTIKRKGKVLIPAMAVGRSQEIMIALEEYARVGGLDAPIYLDGMIWEATAIHTAYPEYLSKNLRNQIFHEGYNPFLNEIFKPVANASERKDIIESEEPAIIIASSGMLVGGPSVEYFKNLAPDPRNSLIFVSYQAEGTLGRQVQRGLREIPMIGEGGRTEAIQINMEIHTIDGFSGHADRRELMSYVARVKPRPERVITVHGEPQKCLDLASSIHKKFGISTRAPNNLDAIRLK encoded by the coding sequence GTGATAAAAAGAGAAACAAGTGTTGATGAGATCTTAAAGGAGATTAGAGAGATTATAAATCAGATGATTCCACGAGAAGCTAGAATAACTGAAGTTGAATTTGAAGGACCAGAACTTGTTATCTATGTTAAAAACCCTGAGGTTGTAATGCAAGATGGTGAGCTCATAAAAAACCTTGCTAAAGTTTTAAAAAAGAGGATTAGTGTTAGGCCTGACCCAGATGTTCTTTTGGCTCCGGAGAGAGCTGAAGAACTGATCAAGGAGATAGTGCCTTCTGAGGCGGAGATAACCAATATCAGTTTTGATCCTTCTGTTGGGGAAGTCATAATTGAGGCTAAAAAGCCGGGATTAGTTATCGGAAAAAATGGAGAAACCCTTAGAGAGATTACACAAAAAGTTTATTGGGCACCCAAAGTTATTAGAACACCTCCTTTACAGTCTCAGACAATATACTCAATTAGAGGAATACTTCAATCAGAGAGCAAAGATAGAAGGAAATTTTTGAGACAAGTAGGGAAAAACATATACAGAAAGCCAGAACTTAAAAGCGATTGGATAAGAATAACGGGTCTTGGTGGTTTTAGGGAAGTTGGAAGAAGCGCTTTGTTACTTCAAACAAATGAAAGCTTTGTATTAGTAGATTTTGGAGTTAATGTCGCTGAGCTTAATGACCCCAAAAAAGGACTTCCTCATTTTGAGGCCCCAGAATTTACATATGTCCTTAAAGAGGGCCTGCTTGATGCTATAATAATTACTCATGCTCACTTAGACCACTCTGGTTTATTGCCGTATCTATTTAGATATAACCTCTTTGATGGTCCCATTTATGCAACACCCCCAACAAGGGACTTGATGGTTCTCCTTCAGAAAGACTTCATTGAAATTCAGCAAAGTAATGGAGTTGAGCCACTTTACAGAATGAAGGATATTAAGGAAGTCGTCAAGCACACTATAACCCTCGATTATGGAGAAGTTAGAGACATCTCACCGGACCTTAGACTTACCTTACATAATGCTGGTCATATTCTCGGTTCCTCAATAGCTCATCTTCATGTTGGAAATGGACTTCACAACATTGCCGTAACTGGAGATTTCAAATTTGTTCCAACAAAGCTCTTTGAACCAGCGAATGCAAAGTTTCCCAGGCTAGAGACTCTTATCATGGAGTCCACATATGGTGGAAGTAGAGATTACCAAATGCCAAGAGAAGAGGCAGAAAAGCGCCTTATTGAGGTAATTTTGCAAACAATAAAACGCAAAGGAAAAGTTTTAATCCCCGCCATGGCCGTTGGAAGGTCTCAGGAGATCATGATAGCATTGGAGGAATACGCCAGAGTTGGGGGTTTAGATGCTCCAATTTATCTTGATGGAATGATTTGGGAGGCCACGGCAATACATACAGCGTATCCAGAATACTTGAGCAAGAATCTGAGGAATCAGATATTCCATGAAGGTTACAATCCCTTCCTAAACGAGATCTTTAAACCTGTTGCCAATGCTAGTGAAAGAAAAGATATAATAGAGAGTGAGGAGCCTGCTATAATCATAGCATCTTCAGGTATGTTAGTGGGTGGTCCGAGCGTTGAATATTTCAAGAATTTAGCTCCAGATCCAAGGAATTCTCTCATCTTTGTGAGCTATCAGGCAGAAGGCACTCTAGGTAGACAAGTTCAGAGGGGTCTTAGAGAGATACCAATGATTGGAGAGGGTGGAAGAACAGAAGCCATCCAGATAAACATGGAGATCCACACAATAGATGGATTCTCCGGTCACGCAGATAGAAGAGAGTTAATGAGCTATGTTGCAAGGGTAAAACCAAGACCAGAGAGGGTAATTACTGTACACGGAGAACCTCAAAAGTGTTTAGATTTGGCTTCAAGCATTCACAAGAAATTTGGTATCTCAACAAGGGCTCCTAACAATTTGGATGCAATTAGACTCAAGTGA
- a CDS encoding transglutaminase-like domain-containing protein, whose amino-acid sequence MSKDTSKIKLIAGLLILLILLSFSAWYFTTRTKGETKEPLPTLTTSTPSPTTTTTPSQTTIETTSTSITTTITTIETTTPLPESTCPSIWRYIFKEALKCGLSSNELTKISYLAIELKGQTVQESAWSILEWLQNNIEYDHYKASLPAPIIQISENGTIIGVTGGEGTEIQTPYETIKKGKGICTDYTILTLALLLEMDYSPVYAFEINFENSSTKHTAGAIKIDGEYFLLDQNLPPMDLGTYYNKWALYREEKLLISNATVYEIQKSGENLTIKIIGIMLAEDFKNRNYDFTSANLAVMANDLMELFLENYPNLSRDFYISDIDKKVHLPYGYANRSTWKLELPNFIDYYTPTFHTEFVKYFYRRFTENPEVVKDLSKFNRLWIRVERDQNTLRIVLNLAERIES is encoded by the coding sequence TTGTCTAAGGATACTTCAAAAATAAAACTCATAGCAGGATTACTTATACTATTGATTCTTCTCTCTTTTAGTGCATGGTACTTTACAACCAGAACAAAAGGTGAGACAAAAGAGCCGCTGCCGACTTTAACAACCTCAACCCCCTCCCCCACTACCACCACTACACCCTCACAAACCACTATAGAAACCACAAGCACAAGCATCACTACGACTATAACTACTATAGAAACTACTACTCCTTTACCTGAGAGCACCTGTCCCAGTATTTGGAGATACATATTCAAAGAAGCCCTAAAATGTGGCTTAAGTTCAAATGAACTAACAAAAATCTCCTATCTTGCAATAGAGTTAAAGGGGCAAACTGTACAAGAAAGTGCGTGGAGCATTCTAGAATGGCTTCAGAATAACATCGAATATGACCACTACAAAGCCTCCCTCCCAGCTCCAATAATACAAATTTCTGAAAACGGGACTATTATTGGGGTTACAGGGGGAGAAGGAACAGAAATCCAAACTCCATATGAGACTATCAAAAAAGGGAAAGGAATATGTACAGATTACACAATCTTAACGCTAGCTCTACTCCTAGAAATGGACTATTCCCCAGTATATGCATTTGAAATTAACTTTGAAAACTCAAGTACAAAACATACAGCAGGAGCAATTAAAATCGATGGCGAATACTTCCTTTTGGATCAAAATTTGCCCCCCATGGATCTGGGCACATATTACAATAAGTGGGCCCTTTATAGAGAAGAAAAACTGCTTATTTCAAACGCTACAGTGTACGAAATACAGAAAAGTGGCGAAAACCTCACAATAAAGATAATTGGAATAATGCTTGCTGAAGACTTCAAGAATAGAAATTATGACTTCACATCAGCAAACCTGGCAGTAATGGCGAACGATCTAATGGAATTATTTCTCGAAAATTACCCAAACCTAAGCAGGGATTTCTATATCTCTGATATTGATAAAAAAGTTCATCTTCCATATGGCTATGCAAATAGAAGTACTTGGAAGCTTGAACTGCCTAATTTCATAGATTATTACACCCCCACATTTCACACAGAATTTGTGAAGTACTTTTACAGAAGATTCACAGAAAACCCAGAAGTCGTCAAAGATTTATCAAAATTTAACCGCTTATGGATCCGGGTAGAGAGGGACCAAAATACACTTAGAATTGTGCTAAACTTGGCAGAAAGAATAGAAAGTTAA
- a CDS encoding TRAP transporter small permease subunit — MYSTLIITLVVVYEVGTRYFLHRADSRAIFVSVWLYGMLFALGGAYTLREGGHVSVDIIYRKVPETLRKILDIVDIGIVFISGVILVLVGAPIAWRSFMIREVDSSLGIVFAPPIWWYKWVAVISVVLITLQTIPMMLEKIKQWR, encoded by the coding sequence ATGTATTCTACGTTGATTATAACCCTGGTTGTAGTATACGAAGTGGGCACGAGATACTTCTTGCACAGAGCAGATTCTAGAGCTATCTTTGTCTCTGTATGGCTTTATGGAATGTTATTTGCTCTAGGAGGGGCATACACCCTACGAGAAGGCGGGCATGTATCAGTGGATATAATATATAGAAAAGTGCCAGAAACACTTAGAAAAATATTAGATATCGTGGATATTGGTATAGTGTTCATTTCTGGAGTTATATTGGTTCTAGTAGGAGCCCCAATTGCATGGAGATCATTCATGATTAGAGAAGTAGACTCTAGTTTGGGAATAGTTTTTGCCCCCCCGATATGGTGGTACAAGTGGGTTGCTGTAATATCAGTGGTCCTTATAACGCTCCAAACCATTCCAATGATGTTAGAGAAGATTAAGCAATGGAGGTGA
- a CDS encoding pyridoxal-phosphate dependent enzyme: protein MIKCPKCGREYTSLLPPKCSCGTPLEIRYDYSKVKINKWKSREKGVWKYKELLPPVEKVISLKEGGTPLVRAKLGEKVGLEVFIKDETRNPTGSFRDRLATVGVSYGLPWSNNGFIVASDGNAAASLAAYAARANKEAFVVVPKKVDRGKLIQMIAFGAKIIRYGDSVDECIEYASELSRLNGLYDITPENNIIGVEGQKTLAFELWEEVNPTHVIVPTGSGSNIYSIYKGFKELLEIGVIEEFPKLIAVQTENCSPIAAEIIDIPAKRDFTKALGLYVKDPINKELAINAIKESKGTAVVIREDELDLGERVLAKEGVFAEYSSAVVIPALLKLHEGGYFEKDDKIALVITGSGLKSYYVEEKERFSIGGTKLNILKLLREKPMYGYEVWENLEKPIKYQAVYQHVKELESLGLIEEAYKRGRRTYYRLTEKGQRLLENFEE from the coding sequence ATGATAAAGTGTCCCAAGTGTGGAAGGGAATATACCTCTCTCCTCCCTCCAAAATGTTCATGTGGAACTCCACTTGAGATTAGATATGACTATTCCAAAGTAAAAATAAATAAATGGAAATCCCGGGAAAAAGGAGTTTGGAAATATAAAGAGCTTCTTCCTCCTGTTGAAAAAGTAATCTCTCTTAAGGAGGGGGGGACACCTTTAGTAAGGGCTAAGCTTGGGGAGAAAGTGGGACTTGAGGTTTTTATTAAGGATGAGACCCGAAACCCTACGGGATCTTTTAGAGATAGGTTAGCAACAGTAGGCGTTTCTTATGGCCTTCCTTGGAGTAACAATGGGTTTATTGTGGCGAGTGATGGAAATGCAGCGGCATCATTGGCAGCGTATGCTGCTAGGGCAAATAAAGAAGCATTTGTCGTTGTCCCTAAAAAGGTAGATCGTGGGAAGCTTATCCAGATGATAGCATTTGGAGCAAAGATTATAAGGTATGGTGACAGCGTGGACGAGTGCATTGAATATGCATCAGAACTCTCCCGATTAAATGGCCTTTATGATATAACTCCTGAAAATAATATAATTGGAGTGGAAGGTCAGAAGACTCTTGCGTTCGAACTCTGGGAGGAAGTTAATCCTACTCATGTCATAGTTCCTACAGGAAGTGGGAGTAATATTTACAGTATATACAAAGGTTTCAAAGAACTTTTAGAGATAGGTGTTATCGAGGAGTTTCCAAAGTTAATTGCAGTACAAACTGAGAACTGTTCCCCAATAGCAGCGGAAATAATAGACATACCAGCAAAGAGGGATTTTACAAAAGCCCTTGGTCTCTATGTAAAGGATCCTATCAACAAAGAACTTGCAATAAATGCTATAAAAGAAAGTAAAGGGACTGCAGTAGTAATAAGAGAAGACGAGCTCGATCTTGGGGAAAGAGTACTTGCCAAAGAGGGCGTTTTTGCAGAGTATTCTTCAGCAGTGGTAATTCCTGCTTTGCTTAAACTTCATGAGGGGGGTTATTTCGAGAAGGATGACAAGATAGCATTAGTTATAACCGGTTCTGGGCTTAAGAGTTACTATGTGGAGGAAAAGGAACGGTTTTCAATAGGTGGCACAAAATTGAATATACTAAAGCTGCTAAGAGAAAAGCCGATGTATGGATACGAAGTCTGGGAGAATCTAGAGAAACCTATAAAGTACCAAGCTGTTTATCAGCATGTAAAAGAACTCGAGAGTCTGGGATTAATAGAAGAAGCTTATAAACGTGGAAGAAGGACATATTACCGACTTACTGAAAAGGGACAAAGACTCCTTGAGAACTTTGAGGAATAA
- the rpiA gene encoding ribose-5-phosphate isomerase RpiA, producing the protein MEELKRLVAKEALKFIDDDMIIGLGTGSTTAYFIQMLGKKLMTGELEDIYGIPTSHQSRLLALESGVPVVSLDEVDAIDIAVDGADEVDPHLNLIKGRGAALTMEKIIEYRAGTFIVLVDESKLVEYLGQRVPVPIEVIPAAWRAIKEELEVFNATAELRMGTKKDGPIITDNGNFILDAKFEKIEDPLDMEIELNNIPGVVENGIFADIADIVLVGTKEGVKKLER; encoded by the coding sequence ATGGAAGAGCTAAAAAGACTGGTTGCAAAAGAGGCATTGAAGTTTATTGATGACGACATGATCATTGGTCTAGGTACGGGATCGACCACTGCTTATTTCATTCAAATGCTTGGGAAAAAGCTAATGACAGGAGAACTTGAGGACATTTATGGTATTCCAACCTCTCACCAATCTCGCCTTTTGGCCCTAGAAAGCGGTGTTCCTGTGGTAAGTCTTGATGAGGTTGATGCAATAGATATCGCTGTTGATGGAGCTGATGAAGTTGATCCACACCTTAATCTGATTAAAGGAAGAGGAGCAGCATTAACAATGGAGAAGATCATTGAGTATAGAGCTGGAACTTTCATAGTACTTGTTGATGAGAGCAAACTAGTAGAGTATCTCGGGCAGAGGGTACCGGTGCCAATTGAAGTTATTCCTGCTGCTTGGAGGGCTATTAAAGAAGAGTTAGAAGTATTTAATGCAACAGCAGAACTCAGAATGGGAACTAAGAAGGATGGCCCTATAATTACGGATAATGGGAACTTTATCCTCGATGCAAAGTTTGAAAAGATTGAGGATCCTCTGGACATGGAAATTGAACTCAACAATATTCCTGGGGTTGTGGAAAACGGTATCTTTGCAGATATTGCTGATATTGTTCTGGTTGGCACAAAAGAGGGTGTCAAAAAGTTAGAGAGATGA
- a CDS encoding TRAP transporter substrate-binding protein: MLRKISFGKNLVFGLIALVVLSFVAGCIGGQTQPSETQTAPTETYEFKMATFYLAGDPGFEIAQHFADTVEKMSNGRIKIEVYQAGELGFPVTEIVDSTANGVVDMAIFYSSYLASQDPIMALSGGKPGPLSNPYEVFFQVKGVEDLIKATFEKFGVVYIGPMIYGEPEILVTTTPINKLDDLNGKILRSSGMAAVFYNTLGAQAMMMASGELYQALQLGTIDGLEWTDYTADYKMGFHEVAKYVLEPTPGVNLHSEATIHAYLIINPAVWEKLPEDLKEIIRAANMETYLWGSHYVNSLNREYRTKWVEAGATITRLPPEDNAKVIETAMGLYVEYAKKSPEAREYVTRLVEIWRELGHEDWANALDAALKQG, from the coding sequence ATGTTGCGAAAAATCTCTTTTGGAAAAAATTTGGTATTTGGATTGATTGCCTTGGTGGTCCTGTCCTTCGTGGCAGGATGTATTGGGGGACAAACACAACCTTCAGAAACCCAAACTGCTCCGACAGAAACGTATGAGTTCAAAATGGCTACGTTCTATCTAGCCGGTGACCCAGGATTTGAAATTGCTCAACATTTTGCTGACACAGTTGAAAAAATGTCCAATGGCAGGATAAAAATTGAGGTATATCAGGCAGGAGAGCTTGGTTTCCCCGTAACTGAAATCGTGGACTCCACAGCCAATGGCGTGGTTGATATGGCTATATTCTATAGTAGCTATTTAGCCTCTCAAGACCCAATTATGGCTCTTTCTGGAGGTAAACCAGGACCACTCTCAAACCCATATGAGGTTTTCTTCCAAGTAAAAGGTGTTGAAGACCTCATTAAAGCCACATTTGAAAAGTTTGGAGTGGTTTATATAGGACCAATGATATATGGAGAGCCAGAAATTCTCGTTACAACAACTCCTATAAACAAACTCGATGACCTAAATGGTAAAATCTTAAGGTCTTCTGGTATGGCAGCGGTATTTTATAATACCCTCGGTGCTCAGGCCATGATGATGGCTTCTGGAGAACTTTACCAAGCTCTACAGCTTGGAACAATAGACGGTCTTGAGTGGACAGACTATACTGCCGATTATAAGATGGGTTTCCATGAGGTTGCTAAGTATGTTCTTGAGCCAACTCCGGGTGTAAACTTGCACAGCGAAGCAACCATCCACGCTTACTTGATAATTAACCCAGCAGTATGGGAGAAACTCCCAGAAGACTTGAAGGAGATCATTAGAGCTGCCAACATGGAGACTTACCTCTGGGGTAGCCACTATGTTAACTCATTAAACAGAGAGTACAGAACCAAGTGGGTTGAAGCAGGTGCTACAATCACCAGACTACCACCTGAAGACAATGCAAAGGTAATTGAAACTGCAATGGGCTTATATGTTGAATATGCCAAAAAGAGCCCAGAGGCCCGTGAATACGTCACCAGACTTGTTGAAATCTGGAGAGAACTGGGTCACGAGGACTGGGCTAATGCATTAGATGCCGCTTTAAAGCAAGGCTAA
- a CDS encoding UPF0147 family protein, with product MSDVEVRIQQIVQVLREQVVQDTIVPRNIRRAAEKAIESLMDTNKEPTVRAADAIAILEEISEDPNMPMHTRTIIWEVLGALEQIK from the coding sequence ATGAGTGACGTAGAAGTAAGAATTCAACAAATTGTCCAGGTTCTGAGGGAACAAGTTGTCCAAGACACAATAGTACCTAGAAATATTAGAAGAGCCGCTGAGAAGGCTATAGAAAGCTTGATGGACACTAATAAAGAGCCAACTGTAAGAGCTGCAGATGCAATTGCAATTCTTGAAGAAATTAGTGAAGATCCCAATATGCCGATGCACACAAGAACGATAATATGGGAAGTTTTAGGAGCTTTGGAGCAAATCAAATGA
- a CDS encoding P1 family peptidase produces MKAIELGIRIGTLEHGKMNSITDVKGVKVGHVTLIWGEGKLIPGKGPVRTGVTAILPHDGNIYKEKVLAGVFVMNGYAKPVGLIQVMELGTIETPILLTNTLSVGVVTDALIEYMLKENEDIGVTTGSVNPIVMECNDSYLNDIRGRHVKKEHAFDAIESANKYFKEGSVGAGTGMSAFEFKGGIGSSSRIVEIAGEEYNVGALVLSNFGKREDLTIAGVPVGMELKDWPGRGGNEKGSIIMVIATDAPLNSRQLGRVAKRAIVGLARTGGYAYNGSGDITLAFSTAQKIPHHMEKPLKLDVLSDSSLSMLFKATAEAVEEAIINSLLQAETMIGRDGHIRHALPKDKVLEIMEKYGRLERS; encoded by the coding sequence ATGAAGGCCATAGAACTTGGAATCCGAATAGGGACTCTTGAACATGGGAAAATGAATTCTATTACTGATGTTAAGGGGGTCAAAGTGGGGCATGTTACATTAATTTGGGGAGAGGGCAAGCTTATACCTGGAAAAGGTCCTGTTAGAACAGGAGTAACTGCTATACTTCCGCATGATGGCAATATTTACAAGGAAAAGGTTTTAGCAGGAGTTTTTGTTATGAATGGGTATGCGAAGCCAGTAGGACTCATCCAAGTGATGGAACTAGGAACCATTGAAACTCCAATACTTCTAACAAATACGTTAAGTGTTGGGGTGGTTACAGATGCTCTTATTGAATATATGCTAAAAGAAAATGAAGATATTGGAGTAACCACAGGATCAGTTAACCCTATTGTCATGGAATGTAATGACTCATACTTAAATGATATCCGAGGAAGACACGTGAAAAAAGAACACGCGTTTGATGCGATTGAAAGCGCTAATAAGTATTTTAAAGAAGGGTCAGTTGGAGCTGGGACTGGGATGAGTGCTTTTGAGTTTAAGGGGGGAATTGGCTCATCTTCTAGGATTGTTGAGATAGCAGGAGAGGAATATAATGTTGGGGCATTGGTTCTGAGTAACTTTGGGAAAAGGGAGGATTTAACCATAGCTGGAGTCCCCGTTGGTATGGAATTAAAAGACTGGCCTGGAAGAGGTGGAAACGAAAAAGGCAGTATTATAATGGTAATTGCTACTGATGCTCCATTAAATTCCCGACAACTAGGTAGAGTTGCAAAGAGGGCTATTGTTGGACTTGCGAGAACTGGAGGTTACGCTTACAATGGAAGCGGGGATATCACCCTTGCATTTTCAACAGCCCAAAAAATTCCCCATCACATGGAAAAACCTTTAAAACTAGATGTTCTTTCTGATAGTTCCCTTTCCATGTTATTCAAAGCTACCGCTGAAGCAGTAGAAGAAGCCATAATAAACTCTCTACTTCAGGCAGAAACGATGATAGGTAGGGATGGCCATATAAGGCATGCTCTCCCCAAAGACAAAGTTCTAGAGATCATGGAGAAATATGGACGACTTGAGAGGAGCTAA